Proteins encoded in a region of the Cytobacillus pseudoceanisediminis genome:
- a CDS encoding bifunctional adenosylcobinamide kinase/adenosylcobinamide-phosphate guanylyltransferase: MAEGSLIFISGGVRSGKSSFAERTAAGLAIKTEGKLQYIAAGKAYDSEMKVRIQRHQDDREKSGLSWTTWEKPSALEEISGNFNNQDIILFDCLTTLLNNELFRAEDVWRNREFQESLSSDILRAITEIRKKCRALIVVSNEVLNEPIGKNELVITYSKILGTLHRNLVNMADEAYLVEAGIPIQMKGEPE, from the coding sequence ATGGCGGAAGGATCGCTGATTTTTATCTCCGGTGGAGTGCGGAGCGGAAAAAGCTCCTTTGCAGAGAGGACTGCTGCCGGGCTGGCAATAAAGACGGAAGGAAAGCTTCAGTATATTGCTGCAGGAAAAGCGTACGATTCCGAGATGAAGGTACGGATTCAGAGGCACCAGGATGACCGGGAAAAGAGCGGTTTGAGCTGGACAACCTGGGAGAAGCCTTCCGCACTTGAAGAGATCTCGGGAAACTTTAACAATCAGGACATTATTCTTTTCGATTGCTTGACCACTCTCTTGAATAATGAACTTTTTAGAGCGGAAGATGTTTGGCGGAACAGAGAATTCCAGGAAAGTCTATCATCTGATATTCTCAGGGCCATCACAGAAATCCGCAAAAAATGCAGGGCCTTGATCGTTGTCAGCAACGAAGTCTTGAATGAGCCAATTGGCAAAAATGAACTGGTGATTACATATTCAAAAATACTTGGGACGCTTCACAGGAATTTAGTAAATATGGCTGATGAAGCCTATCTTGTTGAAGCTGGCATCCCCATACAAATGAAAGGAGAACCGGAATGA
- the cobD gene encoding threonine-phosphate decarboxylase CobD: MIWPSHGSNPQYLYEAIDKPMPEERIDFSANINPLGPPRELKEGWGSLFQFISDYPDPQSSLLKSKLAAAEGIKETQILVGNGGAELITLIGRMIAGKRVLIIQPAFSEYEEACRVNHCTVSYHQLEPGDWDLDMEALSERLKAADVVFFCNPNNPTGIFYPSSIVKELIEKCHTHSCLLIMDEAFYDFACDYQSIVPFIEKDSNVVVLRSMTKMFSIPGLRLGYMMASERLIEEAASLKPHWSVNALALKAGEWCLDSKEHVRLTKNLIRQERDRLVQFYQQLDFEVSPSSVNFYLLRDPRFDVQLPLFRFLLEKGIIPRHTMNFPGLEGRWLRFAIKGPKDNDVLMEAMRQWRKDR; this comes from the coding sequence TTGATTTGGCCTTCACATGGATCTAACCCGCAATATTTATATGAAGCAATTGATAAGCCAATGCCTGAGGAGCGAATTGATTTCAGTGCCAATATCAATCCACTTGGTCCTCCCCGCGAGTTAAAAGAAGGATGGGGCAGTCTATTCCAATTTATTAGCGATTATCCGGATCCCCAATCTTCTCTATTAAAAAGCAAATTGGCGGCTGCAGAGGGAATAAAAGAAACACAGATTCTGGTGGGAAATGGAGGCGCCGAGCTAATCACCCTGATTGGCCGGATGATAGCCGGAAAAAGGGTGCTGATTATTCAGCCGGCCTTTTCGGAATATGAAGAGGCCTGCCGGGTTAATCATTGTACAGTCTCCTATCATCAGCTGGAGCCTGGCGACTGGGATCTCGATATGGAAGCGCTATCTGAAAGGCTGAAAGCCGCTGATGTTGTTTTCTTCTGCAACCCAAATAACCCGACAGGTATTTTTTACCCATCTTCCATTGTAAAGGAATTAATTGAGAAGTGTCATACCCATAGCTGCCTGCTTATTATGGATGAAGCTTTTTATGACTTTGCCTGCGACTATCAATCAATCGTTCCTTTCATAGAAAAGGATTCGAATGTTGTGGTGCTGCGCTCCATGACAAAGATGTTTTCGATACCGGGCCTGCGCCTTGGATACATGATGGCAAGTGAGAGGTTAATTGAAGAAGCAGCTTCTCTAAAGCCGCACTGGAGTGTAAATGCCCTCGCTTTAAAAGCAGGGGAATGGTGTCTGGACAGCAAAGAGCATGTCAGGCTGACAAAGAATTTAATCCGGCAGGAGAGAGATAGGCTGGTTCAATTTTATCAGCAATTGGATTTTGAGGTTTCTCCTTCTTCAGTTAATTTCTATTTGTTGAGAGATCCGAGATTTGATGTGCAGCTGCCTCTTTTTCGATTTTTGCTTGAGAAAGGAATTATCCCGAGGCACACAATGAATTTCCCAGGTCTGGAAGGGAGATGGCTGCGCTTTGCGATTAAAGGGCCGAAAGACAACGATGTGCTGATGGAGGCGATGCGGCAATGGCGGAAGGATCGCTGA
- the cbiB gene encoding adenosylcobinamide-phosphate synthase CbiB codes for MILNHLIALTFACIIDKLIGDPPNWPHPVRWMGALIHKLEQVLNKGRYRKLKGIIMLFIVLLAAGGITYLIIELFYEIHPVAGILAEGILIFTAIAQKSLKDAALEVYEPLAEGDMEEARLKLSYIVGRDTDRLDEPGIVRAAVETVAENTSDGITAPLFWAMIGGAPMALIYRAINTCDSMVGHRNERYIDFGWASAKVDDIANWIPSRLTSVCIMLTQKPEHSPYEEAWGILLRDAPKHPSPNSGWGEAAVAALLGVQLGGINFYKGVISNRATMGKPMVLLEKEHIIKSISIMNKTVFLFLLLLWTGGVFLDLAFTWI; via the coding sequence ATGATTTTAAATCACCTGATCGCTCTAACCTTTGCCTGCATAATAGATAAGCTGATAGGAGACCCGCCAAACTGGCCGCATCCGGTCAGATGGATGGGTGCCCTGATACATAAACTTGAACAAGTTCTTAATAAAGGCCGCTATAGAAAATTAAAAGGGATCATCATGCTATTTATAGTCCTGCTGGCAGCAGGAGGTATAACTTATTTAATCATAGAGCTCTTCTATGAAATTCACCCGGTTGCCGGCATTCTGGCAGAGGGCATTCTTATCTTCACAGCCATTGCGCAAAAGAGTTTAAAAGATGCAGCACTGGAGGTCTATGAGCCTCTGGCAGAAGGAGATATGGAAGAAGCAAGATTAAAGCTTTCATACATTGTCGGCAGGGATACAGATCGATTGGATGAACCAGGCATTGTCAGGGCTGCCGTGGAGACAGTGGCTGAAAACACCAGTGATGGCATTACAGCTCCATTATTTTGGGCCATGATTGGCGGTGCTCCAATGGCCCTTATCTACAGGGCCATTAATACTTGCGATTCCATGGTTGGCCATAGAAATGAAAGGTATATAGATTTTGGGTGGGCATCTGCCAAAGTGGATGATATCGCAAACTGGATCCCGAGCCGGCTGACATCGGTTTGCATCATGCTCACACAAAAGCCGGAGCATTCTCCATATGAGGAAGCATGGGGGATCCTTTTAAGAGATGCACCAAAGCACCCGAGCCCAAATAGCGGCTGGGGCGAAGCAGCTGTTGCAGCCCTCCTGGGGGTTCAGCTGGGAGGAATCAATTTTTATAAGGGTGTAATTTCTAACCGAGCCACGATGGGAAAGCCAATGGTGCTGCTTGAAAAAGAACATATCATAAAAAGCATTTCGATCATGAACAAGACGGTTTTCTTATTCTTGCTTTTATTATGGACAGGAGGGGTGTTCCTTGATTTGGCCTTCACATGGATCTAA
- a CDS encoding adenosylcobinamide amidohydrolase, with amino-acid sequence MLSVQQVTGGYAGAPVVKNISFEVEKGELFGILGPNGSGKTTILKMLSGILPHKSGDILIKGKNLSQYTPKELAKIIAVLPQHSSQAFSYTVKETVSLGRYAHQKGWFQSWSGKDEEAVNRVMEQTGISHFQDYDIQQLSGGERQRVFLAQALAQEPEILLLDEPTNHLDLSYQKELLDLLSVWSKDCGLTVISIFHDLNLAGLYCDRLLLLENGEVNINHVPNEVLKEGRIREVYRTKIEKLPHPRVPAPQMVLVPKRSQAESQSVNRIDRSYLEVKEDLLVLRSPFPLKTMSSGVTGSGTGWNRIFLNRHVSKNYDCSDHRAEMADFVREIGLEPGETVGMMTAVYVEDHSSKFYEDGTFSVYVVVTAGVGNAVDASKSEAHSYHLTPGTINTWVFVNGNLTEEAFIQCIMTATEAKTRALYDQKVKDAVTGTIATGTSTDSIMIAATQQGEYLEYAGTITPLGKIIGKGVYECTVEAIKKSQRRIKG; translated from the coding sequence ATGCTAAGCGTTCAGCAAGTTACTGGCGGATATGCCGGTGCACCGGTTGTGAAAAATATCAGCTTTGAAGTGGAGAAAGGGGAGCTCTTCGGAATACTGGGTCCGAACGGAAGCGGGAAAACCACGATACTGAAGATGCTGAGCGGCATTCTGCCTCATAAGTCAGGAGATATATTGATCAAAGGAAAGAACCTTTCACAGTATACACCGAAAGAGCTTGCAAAAATTATTGCTGTTCTGCCTCAGCACTCCTCTCAGGCTTTTTCCTATACGGTAAAGGAAACTGTTTCCCTCGGCAGATATGCCCATCAAAAGGGGTGGTTCCAGAGCTGGTCCGGCAAAGATGAAGAAGCGGTCAATCGAGTCATGGAGCAGACAGGCATTTCCCATTTTCAGGATTATGATATTCAGCAATTATCCGGCGGCGAAAGACAAAGGGTGTTTTTAGCCCAGGCCCTTGCCCAGGAGCCGGAAATATTATTGCTGGATGAACCGACTAACCATCTGGACTTGTCCTATCAAAAAGAATTGCTTGATCTCCTTTCTGTATGGTCAAAAGACTGCGGGCTGACGGTCATTTCCATTTTTCATGATTTGAATTTGGCCGGCCTGTACTGTGACCGCCTTCTGCTGCTTGAGAATGGTGAAGTCAATATTAACCACGTTCCCAATGAGGTTTTAAAAGAAGGCAGAATACGTGAGGTCTATAGGACGAAGATTGAGAAGCTGCCGCATCCAAGAGTCCCGGCCCCTCAGATGGTTTTGGTGCCCAAACGCTCTCAGGCAGAAAGCCAATCAGTGAATCGAATTGATCGATCCTATCTTGAGGTAAAGGAAGACTTACTTGTCCTTCGCTCCCCATTTCCGCTGAAAACCATGTCATCAGGTGTAACAGGATCGGGCACCGGCTGGAATCGCATATTTCTAAACCGGCATGTGAGCAAGAATTATGATTGCAGTGATCATAGAGCGGAGATGGCGGATTTTGTCCGGGAGATCGGCTTAGAACCCGGGGAAACCGTGGGGATGATGACCGCTGTATATGTTGAAGATCATAGCAGTAAATTTTATGAAGATGGAACCTTTTCTGTGTATGTGGTCGTGACAGCAGGTGTCGGCAATGCTGTTGATGCCTCGAAAAGTGAAGCCCATTCTTATCATCTGACTCCGGGTACAATCAATACATGGGTTTTCGTTAATGGCAATCTGACAGAGGAAGCCTTTATTCAATGCATTATGACTGCAACCGAGGCAAAGACAAGAGCCTTATATGATCAGAAGGTAAAGGATGCAGTCACAGGGACGATAGCGACCGGAACATCGACAGACAGTATTATGATTGCGGCCACGCAGCAGGGAGAATACCTGGAGTATGCGGGCACCATTACACCTCTTGGCAAAATAATCGGAAAAGGTGTCTACGAATGTACTGTTGAGGCAATAAAAAAATCGCAAAGAAGGATAAAGGGATGA